A DNA window from Nitrospira sp. contains the following coding sequences:
- a CDS encoding hypothetical protein (Evidence 4 : Unknown function but conserved in other organisms; MaGe:77307902) — protein MNSPEFPEASSFTRDIEGRYVCNTLDEARASMDVGKRSDAKPFDIIIVGGGTFGATLASTLFERDKEHVHRILVLEGGPFAVHEHVQNIPLAGFTGPDPIHLATIQQWQANSDARAFRNWSRDVWGLAWHSPQKFSGLAYCVGERSLFWGGWSPQLLTAEVPDTHWPSVVKSDLIMRYFREAAEQIGVTETNDFIHGDLHTALRQRLFDGVTANKVAGAIPLRELDLHLDGIPAGQEDLHKLEAPLAVKTRDRSGAFPPNKFSAVPLLVKAARAAAIESQGDDVKKRLMVVPNCHVARLDTTSRLIPVAPAPRQENHAFVNLVETNLGPIAVPENGVVIVALGTIETTRLAKNSFDRPHIGSNLMAHLRSNYTIRIPRSTLGIPAAVRELQASALFLKGRHTHPDGTVGHFHLQITASGLSTPTGSSEAELFMKVPDVDTLTTLRTANDQFIVITMRGIGEMEPRNPNSFVRLDAQTDEFGQPRVFVNLVPSAKDNALWDAMDQAADDVATLFADGGTMVVVEKKRDGLGTTHHETGTLWIGTDPNDSVTNTDCRFHHIDNAYVAGPALFPTIGSPNPMLTGIAFARRLASLLVPDAPDAMAEPGFTPLFNGHSLKGWTMTGGGGFHIVDGALESFNNDPNGELGLLWSHLPTPADYTLRLEWRVFRPQDNSGVFVRFPDPNSKGYLNPAWVGVHFGFEVQIDEFGRPDGAAIHKTGAIYNEPGQALSQQPANPPGQWNAYEIRVQGQRYTVLLNDVQVTQFNNPHAGRGLASTAKTPSYLGLQAYPNQRVQFRNLRIKAT, from the coding sequence ATGAATTCCCCTGAATTCCCTGAAGCTTCGAGCTTTACGCGCGACATTGAGGGTCGCTATGTCTGCAACACGCTGGATGAAGCCAGAGCCAGTATGGACGTCGGCAAACGTTCAGATGCAAAGCCCTTTGACATCATTATCGTGGGCGGCGGCACATTCGGTGCAACGCTTGCCTCAACATTGTTTGAACGAGACAAAGAACATGTACATCGTATTCTTGTGTTGGAAGGCGGCCCGTTCGCCGTGCATGAGCATGTTCAGAACATCCCGTTAGCAGGTTTCACCGGGCCGGATCCAATTCATCTGGCCACAATCCAGCAGTGGCAGGCGAACAGCGATGCGCGGGCGTTCCGCAATTGGAGCCGGGACGTCTGGGGGCTGGCGTGGCATTCACCGCAGAAATTCTCCGGCCTAGCATATTGCGTAGGCGAGCGTTCCTTGTTCTGGGGCGGCTGGTCTCCACAGTTGCTCACAGCCGAGGTTCCTGACACCCACTGGCCCAGCGTGGTCAAAAGTGACCTCATCATGCGCTACTTTCGCGAGGCGGCTGAGCAGATTGGCGTAACGGAAACAAACGATTTTATCCACGGTGACCTGCACACTGCCCTGCGCCAGCGTCTTTTTGATGGCGTCACCGCAAACAAGGTAGCCGGAGCGATCCCGCTGAGAGAACTCGATTTGCATCTCGATGGCATTCCTGCTGGGCAAGAGGATTTACACAAGCTGGAAGCACCGCTGGCGGTGAAAACGCGCGACCGCTCCGGTGCGTTTCCGCCAAACAAATTTAGCGCCGTGCCGCTGCTCGTCAAAGCCGCCCGCGCGGCGGCTATCGAATCACAAGGTGACGATGTAAAGAAACGTCTGATGGTAGTGCCGAACTGCCATGTTGCTCGCTTGGACACCACCTCAAGGCTCATTCCGGTTGCCCCCGCGCCGCGCCAGGAGAACCACGCTTTCGTCAATCTCGTTGAAACCAATCTCGGCCCCATTGCCGTGCCGGAAAACGGCGTCGTCATTGTGGCGCTCGGCACGATCGAGACCACTCGGCTGGCGAAAAACTCCTTTGACCGGCCGCACATCGGATCGAACCTCATGGCGCACCTGCGCTCGAACTACACCATTCGTATTCCGCGAAGCACACTTGGTATCCCAGCTGCGGTTCGCGAGTTGCAGGCCAGCGCCCTCTTCTTGAAGGGGCGCCATACACACCCAGATGGCACAGTTGGCCATTTTCACTTGCAAATCACCGCGTCGGGACTGAGCACACCGACAGGAAGCTCCGAGGCCGAGTTGTTTATGAAAGTTCCCGATGTGGACACACTCACTACGCTGCGCACGGCAAATGATCAGTTCATCGTCATTACCATGCGGGGGATCGGAGAAATGGAGCCGCGCAACCCAAACAGCTTTGTCCGCCTCGACGCGCAGACCGATGAATTTGGTCAGCCGCGCGTATTCGTTAACCTCGTACCATCGGCAAAAGATAATGCTTTGTGGGACGCAATGGATCAGGCCGCTGACGACGTCGCCACACTATTCGCTGATGGCGGCACAATGGTCGTCGTCGAGAAGAAACGCGATGGACTTGGCACCACGCACCACGAGACGGGCACGCTCTGGATTGGCACCGACCCGAATGACTCTGTGACCAACACAGATTGCCGCTTTCATCACATCGACAACGCCTATGTCGCCGGCCCCGCGTTATTCCCAACCATCGGCTCGCCCAATCCGATGCTGACCGGCATTGCCTTCGCCCGACGTCTTGCCAGCCTACTGGTGCCAGATGCGCCTGATGCCATGGCAGAACCCGGTTTCACGCCACTATTCAATGGCCACAGTCTCAAAGGCTGGACCATGACGGGCGGGGGAGGTTTCCACATCGTGGATGGAGCGCTGGAATCCTTCAACAACGACCCCAACGGCGAATTGGGCCTACTCTGGTCTCATCTCCCCACGCCCGCCGATTACACCCTACGCCTGGAGTGGCGCGTGTTCCGCCCGCAGGACAACTCCGGCGTGTTTGTCCGATTTCCAGACCCCAACAGCAAGGGCTACCTCAATCCCGCATGGGTCGGCGTGCATTTCGGCTTCGAGGTGCAGATTGACGAATTTGGCCGGCCCGATGGCGCAGCCATTCACAAAACTGGGGCGATTTACAATGAACCAGGCCAAGCCCTCTCGCAACAGCCGGCGAACCCTCCCGGCCAGTGGAACGCATATGAAATTCGCGTCCAAGGGCAGCGCTATACCGTTCTGCTCAACGACGTTCAAGTCACACAATTCAATAATCCGCATGCCGGACGCGGCCTCGCCAGTACAGCGAAAACGCCCAGCTACCTCGGTCTTCAGGCCTATCCCAACCAGCGCGTGCAGTTTCGCAACCTCCGCATTAAAGCAACCTGA
- a CDS encoding Putative activity regulator of membrane protease YbbK (Evidence 3 : Putative function from multiple computational evidences; MaGe:77307898), which translates to MIWWHWLLLGLLLLGAEMMTPGGFYILFFGLAALVVGAIAALDLVQEASAQWLLFSGIAIASLLVFRGPLLTRINASKTTPPDVDSMLGEIAIPIDTLAAGAIGKVELRGTTWSARNAGATSLQKGQRSKVTGMDGLTLQISGE; encoded by the coding sequence ATGATCTGGTGGCACTGGTTGTTACTCGGCTTGTTACTGCTCGGCGCCGAAATGATGACCCCCGGCGGGTTCTATATTCTGTTCTTCGGACTTGCCGCCCTGGTGGTCGGAGCCATTGCGGCGCTAGACCTTGTCCAAGAAGCGTCCGCGCAATGGCTGCTCTTCTCCGGCATCGCCATCGCATCCTTGTTGGTGTTTCGCGGCCCTCTGCTGACACGCATCAATGCCTCGAAGACAACCCCTCCCGACGTCGATTCAATGCTCGGCGAAATCGCCATCCCCATCGACACACTCGCCGCCGGCGCGATTGGGAAAGTCGAACTCCGCGGCACTACCTGGTCAGCCAGGAATGCCGGGGCCACCTCCTTGCAGAAGGGGCAACGGAGCAAAGTCACCGGCATGGACGGCCTCACGTTGCAAATCAGCGGCGAATAG
- a CDS encoding Phosphoheptose isomerase (MaGe:77307896) translates to MKDVALKAFSDSAAVKQQFAREQADRIATVAQLLVAAFRAGHKVLLFGNGGSATDAAHIAAEFVGRYKRERAPLPAIALATDIAAITCIANDYGFDELFARQVRAHGQKGDIAIGISTSGNSPNVLKGVAAARECGMITVAWTGGTGGKLAGLVDHPFIVPSSVTARIQESHITLGHVLCELVEETLLGTAP, encoded by the coding sequence ATGAAAGACGTTGCCCTCAAGGCCTTCTCCGATAGCGCCGCCGTCAAGCAGCAGTTCGCGCGGGAACAGGCCGACCGCATCGCCACAGTGGCCCAGCTCCTCGTCGCCGCCTTTCGCGCAGGGCATAAAGTGTTGCTGTTCGGCAACGGCGGCAGCGCCACCGACGCCGCCCATATCGCGGCGGAATTCGTGGGCCGCTACAAGCGGGAACGGGCGCCGCTCCCGGCCATCGCCCTGGCCACCGATATCGCCGCCATCACCTGCATCGCCAACGATTACGGTTTCGACGAACTCTTCGCCCGGCAGGTTCGCGCCCATGGCCAGAAAGGCGATATCGCCATCGGCATCAGCACGAGCGGGAACTCGCCGAACGTGTTGAAGGGCGTCGCGGCCGCCCGCGAATGCGGGATGATCACCGTCGCCTGGACGGGCGGGACCGGCGGCAAGCTCGCAGGGCTCGTCGACCATCCGTTCATCGTTCCTTCGAGCGTCACGGCGCGCATCCAGGAAAGCCACATCACGCTCGGCCATGTCCTGTGCGAACTCGTAGAGGAAACACTCCTTGGCACCGCGCCCTAA
- a CDS encoding PAS domain S-box protein (MaGe:77307893), producing the protein MSWYRKTQVMISKETIVLFSAVCGAALLGLAGLWLVEQELVARAGESLALAATGVADKLDAMLRERDGDLEIIASAPQVRSTDSAQVTRHLRAVQVAYPVYSRLAVANRAGRIVASTDEDWIGRDVHRESWYQAAWQAPRVQVKVIREPGEAAGQLTAVVFSMPISDANGTLLGVVMTEVDRTTWTSLIEESVNQFSARTESFGIVRYRALGHDGGLLLTAEQHDQSSFNLRDMGLPSAIKVATGRAGYVEEIHLIKKIPVVTGYARMTGVRSLASLQWGLLVQAERTEVLASIRARLVKMGLLGLVGFMVMLAALVWTNHRHQREQVRVAGVERARADGEERLRAIVDHAADGIVTIDDQGRILSFNPAAETLFGYTAGDVIGRNVNMLMPEPYASEHDGYVASYLCTGQAKIIGIGREVAGRRRNGSVFPMDLAVSEMRLESGRCFTGIVRDVTARKQMIERLNERETFFRLLSEHLPIGVFEIDEAGQCLYENKTLTTLLRQHTDEKFGLADATDLAKVWLEWFHEDDRQTMQEAWDSSRETFGQVRQECRLAMDGAEPQWVQILLWPLASDTGFRYLGTVEDITARKQTIAHTMQLLRHGHFELHTLTEARNLAELLAYAFPDPSRTQVGLTELFVNGVEHGNLGLSYEEKTALLEAGTLDREIARRLALPEYARKRVWVSMDRTETQLRVSVADEGAGFDWAQYLSADATRPGEGHGRGIAMAKAISFDKLEYQGRGNQVVVTTELAHSDPKAGEETQSEAA; encoded by the coding sequence ATGTCTTGGTATCGAAAGACACAGGTCATGATTTCGAAAGAGACCATCGTCCTCTTCAGCGCTGTGTGCGGGGCGGCGCTGTTAGGGCTGGCAGGGCTGTGGTTGGTGGAGCAGGAACTGGTTGCGAGGGCGGGAGAAAGTCTGGCGCTCGCCGCGACAGGGGTCGCCGACAAGCTCGACGCGATGCTGCGAGAGCGGGATGGCGACCTTGAAATCATTGCCTCGGCTCCCCAGGTGCGCAGCACCGACAGCGCTCAGGTCACCCGCCATTTGCGCGCCGTGCAGGTGGCGTATCCGGTGTATTCCCGTCTGGCAGTCGCGAACCGGGCAGGGCGGATCGTGGCCTCTACCGATGAGGACTGGATTGGGCGGGATGTGCATCGCGAGTCTTGGTATCAGGCTGCTTGGCAAGCGCCGCGCGTGCAGGTCAAAGTGATTAGAGAGCCGGGTGAAGCGGCGGGCCAGTTAACGGCCGTGGTCTTCTCCATGCCGATCAGCGATGCCAATGGCACGCTCCTTGGCGTGGTGATGACCGAAGTGGATCGCACGACATGGACCAGTCTGATAGAGGAGAGTGTCAACCAGTTTTCTGCGAGGACCGAGAGCTTTGGGATCGTGCGCTATCGAGCCCTTGGCCATGATGGCGGGCTGCTGCTGACGGCGGAGCAGCACGATCAGTCGTCGTTCAATCTGCGGGACATGGGGCTGCCGTCCGCTATCAAAGTGGCGACGGGCCGGGCTGGTTATGTCGAAGAAATACATCTGATTAAAAAGATTCCGGTCGTGACGGGGTATGCCCGCATGACGGGTGTCCGTTCACTGGCGTCGTTGCAGTGGGGACTGCTCGTACAGGCTGAGCGTACAGAGGTGCTGGCGAGCATCCGCGCCCGGCTTGTGAAGATGGGATTGCTAGGGCTGGTTGGATTTATGGTGATGCTCGCCGCGCTCGTGTGGACGAACCATCGCCACCAACGGGAGCAGGTGCGAGTGGCAGGGGTGGAGCGGGCGCGCGCGGACGGTGAAGAGCGGCTCCGGGCGATCGTGGATCATGCCGCGGATGGCATTGTCACGATTGACGATCAGGGACGGATCTTGTCCTTCAACCCGGCCGCCGAAACGCTGTTTGGCTATACGGCAGGCGACGTGATCGGGCGCAATGTCAATATGCTAATGCCGGAGCCCTACGCATCGGAGCACGATGGATATGTGGCCTCTTATCTATGCACCGGGCAGGCCAAAATTATCGGGATCGGGCGGGAAGTGGCCGGCCGCCGCCGGAACGGGTCGGTGTTTCCCATGGACCTGGCGGTCAGCGAAATGCGGCTCGAGTCGGGCCGGTGTTTCACGGGGATCGTCCGAGACGTGACCGCGCGCAAACAGATGATCGAACGATTGAATGAGCGCGAAACCTTCTTCAGACTGTTGTCCGAACATCTACCGATCGGGGTCTTTGAAATTGACGAGGCGGGCCAGTGTCTTTACGAGAACAAGACGCTGACAACTCTTCTTAGGCAGCACACGGATGAGAAGTTTGGGTTGGCCGATGCGACGGATTTAGCAAAGGTATGGCTCGAGTGGTTTCACGAGGACGATCGGCAGACGATGCAGGAGGCCTGGGATAGTTCTAGAGAGACATTTGGGCAGGTCCGCCAGGAGTGCCGGCTGGCCATGGATGGGGCAGAGCCTCAATGGGTGCAAATCCTCTTATGGCCGCTGGCCAGCGACACAGGATTTCGCTATCTCGGGACGGTGGAAGATATCACTGCGCGAAAACAAACCATCGCGCACACGATGCAGTTGCTGCGGCATGGCCATTTCGAATTACACACGCTGACCGAGGCGAGAAATCTTGCGGAGCTGCTGGCCTATGCGTTCCCGGATCCCTCGCGAACGCAAGTGGGATTGACGGAGCTGTTTGTGAATGGAGTGGAACACGGGAACCTGGGGCTCTCCTACGAGGAGAAAACGGCGCTGCTTGAAGCCGGCACTTTGGATAGGGAAATCGCGCGCCGCCTGGCGTTGCCGGAATATGCGCGGAAGCGGGTCTGGGTCTCGATGGACCGAACCGAGACGCAGTTGCGCGTGTCCGTCGCCGACGAGGGCGCGGGATTTGACTGGGCCCAGTATTTGAGCGCCGATGCAACTCGGCCAGGCGAGGGGCATGGACGCGGCATCGCGATGGCCAAGGCCATCAGCTTCGACAAGCTGGAATATCAGGGCCGGGGAAATCAGGTGGTGGTGACGACAGAGCTTGCCCATTCCGATCCGAAGGCCGGCGAGGAGACTCAGTCCGAGGCCGCCTAA
- a CDS encoding hypothetical protein (Evidence 4 : Unknown function but conserved in other organisms; MaGe:77307901) yields MDKLGTWLAVTGVAIGFIVLGWLLFSENPSDKTKKKP; encoded by the coding sequence ATGGATAAGCTCGGAACCTGGCTTGCCGTCACCGGCGTTGCGATCGGATTCATCGTCCTCGGCTGGCTGCTGTTTTCAGAGAATCCGTCGGATAAGACCAAGAAAAAGCCGTAA
- a CDS encoding Putative stomatin/prohibitin-family membrane protease subunit YbbK (Evidence 3 : Putative function from multiple computational evidences; MaGe:77307897) produces the protein MDGGMSGGFLVTLLLALFVIYVFAKTAVVVPQQSAYVVERLGKYSATLDAGFHILLPFIDNIRYKHSLKETAIDIPEQVCITRDNVQVSVDGILYLKVLHPQRASYGISDYSFALIQLAQTTLRSEIGKIELDRTFEERTNINVQVVNELDKASDPWGVKVLRYELKNITPPKDVLNAMEKQMRAEREKRAVILTSEGERDAAINQAEGEKQQVIKASEAKKQQQINEAEGAASAILAIAQATAEGLRKVAETIQMPGGQEAVQLRVAEQYIAQFGELARTNNTLILPATVSDVGSMIALAMSAIKQGSATPPSKT, from the coding sequence ATGGATGGTGGAATGAGCGGCGGGTTTCTCGTCACACTCTTGCTGGCCCTGTTTGTCATCTATGTCTTCGCGAAAACGGCCGTGGTCGTCCCGCAACAGAGCGCCTATGTCGTCGAGCGGCTAGGCAAATATTCGGCGACGCTGGACGCCGGCTTCCACATCCTGCTCCCCTTTATCGACAACATCCGCTACAAACACTCGCTCAAAGAAACCGCGATCGATATTCCCGAGCAGGTCTGCATCACCCGCGACAACGTGCAGGTCTCGGTGGACGGCATCCTGTATCTCAAAGTGCTGCATCCACAGCGCGCCTCCTACGGCATCAGCGACTACAGCTTCGCCTTAATCCAACTGGCGCAAACCACGCTGCGAAGCGAGATCGGAAAGATCGAACTCGACCGCACGTTCGAGGAACGGACCAACATCAATGTGCAGGTAGTCAACGAACTCGACAAAGCCTCGGATCCCTGGGGCGTCAAAGTCCTGCGCTACGAGCTCAAAAACATCACGCCGCCAAAAGATGTGCTCAATGCGATGGAAAAACAGATGCGGGCGGAGCGGGAAAAGCGCGCCGTGATTCTCACGTCGGAAGGAGAGCGCGATGCCGCCATCAACCAGGCCGAAGGCGAGAAGCAGCAAGTCATCAAGGCGTCGGAAGCGAAGAAGCAACAACAAATCAATGAAGCCGAAGGCGCCGCCTCGGCCATCCTCGCCATCGCCCAAGCCACCGCCGAAGGACTTCGCAAGGTGGCCGAGACGATCCAAATGCCCGGCGGACAGGAAGCGGTCCAGCTGCGCGTGGCGGAACAATACATCGCGCAATTCGGCGAGCTAGCCAGAACGAATAATACCCTCATCCTCCCGGCGACGGTCTCCGACGTCGGCTCCATGATCGCGCTGGCCATGAGCGCCATCAAGCAAGGATCGGCGACTCCGCCATCGAAGACATAG
- a CDS encoding 4-hydroxybenzoyl-CoA thioesterase family active site (MaGe:77307900) has protein sequence MKIQIYYEDTDCGGVVYYANYLKYFERARTHYLEERGLSVAGLMNEGTVFVVVRAELDYRSPARYGDRLLVDTVVSDLRAASMTFVHVVKEKASGRVIVEGSARLVATDGNGKVKRLDKAVVAALQSRASKESWNG, from the coding sequence ATGAAAATCCAAATTTACTACGAAGACACGGATTGCGGTGGAGTGGTCTACTACGCCAATTACCTGAAATATTTCGAGCGGGCGCGGACGCACTACCTGGAAGAACGAGGGCTGTCGGTCGCTGGCCTGATGAATGAGGGGACGGTATTTGTGGTGGTGCGTGCCGAACTGGACTATCGGTCCCCCGCACGGTATGGCGATAGGCTGCTCGTCGATACCGTCGTCTCAGATCTGCGCGCCGCTTCCATGACCTTCGTCCATGTGGTGAAAGAGAAGGCGAGCGGGCGCGTCATCGTGGAAGGGTCCGCTCGCCTGGTCGCCACGGATGGAAACGGCAAAGTGAAACGCCTCGACAAGGCCGTCGTCGCCGCGCTACAGTCCAGAGCCAGTAAGGAGTCATGGAATGGATAA
- a CDS encoding hypothetical protein (Evidence 4 : Unknown function but conserved in other organisms; MaGe:77307895) translates to MAPRPNRTPPQRPARPLIPPIDVSDLTTYPLKKRHSKVRVSDFARPWTSGGSFAKFYESLPDLLAVKTLRAVATAIATAHRRRRPVVVGIGAHVIKVGLNPVIVDLMERGIVTAVAMNGAGIIHDFELALMGHTSEEVDAEIDEGRFGMAEDTGRILNEAIVLGAQHNQGLGEAVGHYINRYQGQFPNRATSLLATGARLGIPVTVHVAIGTDIIHMHPAADGAAIGATSLFDFRRLAAVVAGMEGGVYLNVGSAVILPEVFLKTVSLGRNLGHPLTKITTVNMDFLSHYRPMTNVVRRPTQKGGKGYTLTGHHEIMLPLLAAAVLEQIR, encoded by the coding sequence TTGGCACCGCGCCCTAACCGGACTCCCCCGCAACGCCCCGCGCGCCCCTTGATTCCTCCGATCGATGTCTCGGATCTGACGACCTATCCCCTGAAAAAACGTCACAGCAAAGTGCGGGTCTCCGACTTTGCCCGGCCCTGGACCAGTGGAGGATCGTTCGCGAAGTTTTACGAATCCCTGCCCGATCTACTGGCCGTGAAGACACTGCGCGCCGTGGCAACCGCAATCGCGACGGCCCATCGCCGGCGCCGGCCAGTCGTTGTCGGCATCGGCGCCCATGTCATCAAAGTCGGCCTCAATCCGGTCATCGTGGATTTGATGGAACGCGGCATCGTCACTGCCGTGGCCATGAACGGGGCCGGCATCATCCACGATTTCGAGCTGGCGCTCATGGGCCACACGTCGGAAGAAGTGGACGCCGAGATCGACGAGGGCCGCTTCGGCATGGCCGAAGACACTGGACGAATCTTGAACGAGGCCATCGTCCTCGGCGCGCAACACAACCAGGGACTCGGAGAAGCCGTCGGACACTACATCAATCGCTATCAAGGCCAGTTTCCGAACCGCGCAACCAGCCTGCTCGCAACCGGCGCGCGGCTCGGCATTCCCGTCACCGTGCATGTCGCAATCGGGACGGACATCATCCATATGCATCCCGCCGCCGACGGTGCCGCTATCGGCGCCACGTCCCTCTTCGATTTTCGCCGACTGGCGGCGGTGGTCGCTGGGATGGAAGGCGGGGTCTACCTGAATGTGGGATCGGCCGTCATTCTGCCGGAAGTGTTTCTGAAAACGGTGTCGCTCGGACGCAATCTCGGCCATCCGCTGACCAAGATCACCACCGTGAATATGGATTTCCTTTCGCACTACCGGCCCATGACCAATGTGGTGAGGCGCCCCACCCAAAAAGGTGGCAAAGGCTATACCCTCACCGGCCATCATGAAATTATGTTGCCGCTCCTGGCCGCGGCCGTGCTTGAGCAGATCCGTTAG
- a CDS encoding CRISPR-associated protein (MaGe:77307899), whose amino-acid sequence MAHEQPTKVLLVAFTGDAAAAVSVINRLQPEALCFVLPESAKALVESAVQPHIEHMPRRWDWVLVADTADVAACHHALAGALPDLLKTWEVRAGDLVLDLTGATPAMAGALTLVTLPTSSRTVALAPWNEGQEDEPIVLSGRSMRWVQGNLWDDVALVSRHEAAELFNRGMYAAAARLFREIEARVSGGHKPTYRAFADLAEGYEFWERFQYRQAWDKLKTAVKALEMASLWGGPPGLKAVLPPIKANAGFLEKLVLDPADVKESLALDVLAHAGRRLHAGHDPETAMTALVRALEAFAQRLLFKQQKIKTWDVRPEQLPQSLQDICRTSWLDDLDGKYKLPLHGQFRALEAFGDPLGQAFLREWPTMKPLLDAANHGVLGHGFEPVKPERVQQLYDVVLKLTAVSESSLLKFPTLTL is encoded by the coding sequence ATGGCGCACGAACAACCCACCAAGGTGCTGCTGGTCGCCTTTACCGGCGATGCGGCGGCGGCCGTTTCTGTCATCAACCGATTGCAGCCGGAGGCGCTCTGCTTTGTTTTGCCGGAATCGGCAAAGGCGCTGGTGGAGTCGGCGGTCCAACCGCACATTGAGCATATGCCCAGGCGCTGGGATTGGGTCTTAGTGGCCGATACGGCCGATGTTGCGGCCTGCCATCACGCATTGGCGGGCGCGCTTCCGGACTTACTAAAGACCTGGGAAGTGCGCGCCGGCGATTTGGTGCTCGATCTCACCGGCGCGACCCCGGCCATGGCGGGCGCCTTGACGCTCGTGACTTTGCCGACAAGTTCACGCACGGTTGCGCTGGCGCCGTGGAATGAGGGGCAGGAGGATGAGCCGATTGTGCTGTCCGGCCGGTCGATGCGCTGGGTGCAAGGCAATCTTTGGGACGACGTGGCGCTGGTCTCGCGACACGAGGCGGCCGAGCTGTTTAATCGCGGAATGTATGCCGCCGCTGCAAGGCTCTTCCGCGAGATTGAAGCCAGGGTCAGCGGCGGGCACAAGCCGACCTATCGCGCTTTTGCCGATCTCGCAGAGGGTTACGAATTCTGGGAGCGGTTCCAGTACCGGCAAGCCTGGGACAAGCTGAAGACGGCTGTGAAGGCCTTGGAGATGGCGTCGTTGTGGGGCGGGCCTCCCGGGTTGAAGGCGGTACTTCCGCCTATCAAAGCCAATGCGGGATTTCTGGAGAAGCTGGTGTTGGATCCGGCCGATGTCAAAGAGTCGCTGGCGCTGGATGTGCTCGCGCATGCCGGACGCCGGTTGCATGCCGGCCACGATCCGGAGACGGCGATGACGGCGCTGGTGCGCGCGCTCGAAGCATTCGCGCAGCGGCTGCTGTTCAAACAGCAGAAGATCAAAACGTGGGACGTTCGCCCCGAACAGCTTCCGCAGTCGCTTCAGGATATCTGCCGGACTAGCTGGCTGGACGATCTCGACGGCAAATACAAACTGCCGCTGCATGGGCAGTTTCGCGCGCTCGAAGCTTTCGGCGATCCGCTCGGCCAAGCTTTTCTGCGCGAGTGGCCGACCATGAAGCCGCTCCTCGATGCCGCCAATCACGGCGTGCTCGGCCACGGCTTTGAGCCGGTCAAGCCGGAGCGTGTGCAGCAATTGTACGATGTGGTCCTGAAGTTGACCGCCGTCTCTGAGAGCTCCCTGCTGAAATTTCCGACGCTCACGCTCTGA
- a CDS encoding SprT-like domain-containing protein (MaGe:77307894) has protein sequence MTPSIEQLQTEWRRLNERYFDGLLPPIPVVWSRRLTSSIGMFVSRGGPRPRLLGESNPNYAKREIRLSQPLMARLAERTPYAEQELLNTLAHEMIHQWQFDVLKRRPNHGQDFLRKMTEMNRSGLVAITIYHSLQKEVQALARFAWRCTDCGRIYRRQRKTIQPRRHLCGTCQGALQELPLLQRATEEPARRPAAVPAPASDLAQQLSLAWDTRMAPRSTQH, from the coding sequence ATGACCCCATCAATCGAACAATTGCAAACGGAGTGGCGCCGGTTGAACGAGCGCTACTTCGACGGACTCCTGCCGCCGATTCCGGTGGTGTGGAGCCGGCGCCTGACCTCGTCTATCGGCATGTTCGTCAGCCGCGGAGGGCCGCGCCCACGGCTGCTCGGCGAATCGAATCCGAATTACGCCAAACGGGAAATCCGCCTGTCCCAACCGTTGATGGCGCGACTAGCCGAACGAACGCCCTATGCCGAACAGGAATTGCTCAACACCCTGGCCCATGAAATGATCCACCAATGGCAGTTCGACGTATTAAAGCGGCGGCCGAATCACGGCCAAGACTTTCTGCGGAAGATGACGGAGATGAATCGGAGTGGGCTGGTCGCGATTACGATCTACCACTCACTCCAGAAAGAAGTGCAGGCGCTCGCTCGATTTGCCTGGCGCTGCACGGACTGCGGACGGATCTATCGTCGCCAGCGCAAGACCATTCAACCGCGGCGGCATCTCTGCGGAACCTGCCAGGGCGCGTTGCAGGAATTGCCGCTGCTCCAGCGCGCCACGGAGGAGCCGGCTCGCCGACCCGCCGCCGTGCCTGCGCCCGCGTCAGACCTCGCTCAACAACTGTCGCTGGCATGGGACACGCGCATGGCTCCACGTTCCACACAACATTAG